The genomic region AAAGAACGTTGAAACCGTAGGCCGCTTTGTAGAATTCTATGGGCCCGGCCTTAAGTACCTGCTCGCATTCGACAGAGCAACTATAGCGAACATGGCGCCCGAGTACGGCAGCACTACCGGATTCTTCCCAGTAGACGAGGAGACGCTTGCTTTCCTCCGCCTCACAGGACGCGACCCGGAGCATGTGCGCTTTGTGGAATGGTATACAAGACTTCAACACCTCTTTTACACAGATAATGAACCGGAGCCAGAGTATAGCATCAAGCTAGAGTTCGACCTATCAAGCGTTGAGCCCTCCATAGCCGGCCCAGCTCACCCGGACGAGCGGGTAAGTCTAAAAGAGGCCAAGAAACGCTTCAGAGAAGTTCTTGCAAAGTACTTCGAAGAGGCAAAGAAGAAAGGCCTTAATGTGCCAGAGAAGGGCGTCAAGATAAGCTTTGACGGAGAAGAGTACGAGGTACCACACGGAGCAGTCGCTATAGCAGCCATAACAAGCTGTACTAACACGTCAAACCCGCACGTAATGATAGGCGCAGGACTTGTCGCGAAAAAAGCCGTCGAAAGAGGACTAACGAGAAAACCATGGGTGAAGACAAGCCTTTCACCCGGTAGCCGCGTAGTCGTCGAGTACCTGCGCCAGACCGGCCTAAGCCAATACCTTGAGGCACTAGGCTTCCACGTCGTAGGTTTCGGCTGCATGACATGCATAGGCAATAGCGGCCCACTAATACCCCAAGTGGAGAAGGCCATTCGCGAGCAAGGCCTCTTCGCTACATCAGTGCTGAGCGGTAATCGCAACTTCCTTGGAAGAGTCCACCCACTAACACGGGGTAACTACCTAGCGTCCCCAATGCTCGTTGTAGCCTACGCTCTAAAGGGAACCATAGACTGGGACCCCGAGACAGAGCCCATAGACTATGATCCAAACGGCGAGCCCGTATACTTGAAAGATATATGGCCAAGCACATCAGAGATTAAGAAAATGATAAGAGAATACGTGAGCCCGGACCTCTACAAGAAAATCTACAAGGACATATACAAGGGCACGGAGCAGTGGGAGAAGCTAGAGGCTCCAAGTGGCGATCTCTACGCATGGGACCCATCTTCAACATTCATACAGAAACCACCATTCTTCGAAGGCTTCACCCTCGAGCCTCCAAAGCCTAGCGACATAATAGGCGCAAGAGTCCTAGTAATGCTTGGCGACAAGGTAACAACGGACCATATTTCACCAGCCGGGCCGATTCCTCCGGACAGCCCTGCTGGCAAATACCTAATAGAGCATGGTGTAAAGCCATCCGAATTCGGAACATATGGCGCAAGAAGAGGCAATCACGAAGTCATGATGAGAGGAACATTCGCAAACCCGAGGATAAAGAACCTGCTAGTAGACCGAGAAGGAGGATACACGATTTACTGGCCCACAGGAGAAATAATGACCGTATATGATGCGGCAATGAGGTATAAAGAGCAAGGAATACCGCTAATAGTGATAGCCGGCAAGCGCTATGGTGCCGGAAGCAGCCGTGACTGGGCAGCAAAGGGCCCATACCTCTTAGGAGTCAAAGCCGTAATAGCGGAGAGCTTTGAGCGCATACATCGAAGCAACTTGGTAGGCATGGGGATACTGCCTCTTCAATTCATGCCAGGCCAGAATGCGAAGACGCTCGGCCTAAGGGGAGACGAGGTCTACGACATTATAGGGATAAGTGAGGGCCTCGAGCCACGCAAGAAGCTAAAAGTA from Pyrofollis japonicus harbors:
- the acnA gene encoding aconitate hydratase AcnA, translated to MSKSDIIAKEILESPIGKVAVYRLDRLEEAGLTKISRLPYTIRILLENVARNYDGKTVTEEDVRTVASWPQGAGDKVIPFMPSRAILQDYTGVPAVVDLAAMRDVAAEFGCNPRIIDTHIPAHLIIDHSISVDYFGTSYALYRNMELEFKRYKERYRLLKWAQQAFGNLKVVPPGKGIIHQVNIEYLAKVVMTKKINGETIAYPDSVIGADSHTTMINGIGVLGWGAGGIEVEAVMLGQPYYMILPEVIGVKLVGEPREGVTPTDIVLAITEFLRKNVETVGRFVEFYGPGLKYLLAFDRATIANMAPEYGSTTGFFPVDEETLAFLRLTGRDPEHVRFVEWYTRLQHLFYTDNEPEPEYSIKLEFDLSSVEPSIAGPAHPDERVSLKEAKKRFREVLAKYFEEAKKKGLNVPEKGVKISFDGEEYEVPHGAVAIAAITSCTNTSNPHVMIGAGLVAKKAVERGLTRKPWVKTSLSPGSRVVVEYLRQTGLSQYLEALGFHVVGFGCMTCIGNSGPLIPQVEKAIREQGLFATSVLSGNRNFLGRVHPLTRGNYLASPMLVVAYALKGTIDWDPETEPIDYDPNGEPVYLKDIWPSTSEIKKMIREYVSPDLYKKIYKDIYKGTEQWEKLEAPSGDLYAWDPSSTFIQKPPFFEGFTLEPPKPSDIIGARVLVMLGDKVTTDHISPAGPIPPDSPAGKYLIEHGVKPSEFGTYGARRGNHEVMMRGTFANPRIKNLLVDREGGYTIYWPTGEIMTVYDAAMRYKEQGIPLIVIAGKRYGAGSSRDWAAKGPYLLGVKAVIAESFERIHRSNLVGMGILPLQFMPGQNAKTLGLRGDEVYDIIGISEGLEPRKKLKVIARRPDGTKIEFEVVARLDNWVEVEYYKHSGILHYVLRNMIKKCLEQKKHQK